Genomic window (Kazachstania africana CBS 2517 chromosome 10, complete genome):
gaaacttcaataaaattaccATGGCAGAACCATGCATATGGCCGCCAGTTACCAACAAAGCCATATTTTACCCCCTGGAAACCAAGACAATTTTTAGCTCCATTTGCAATTCTACCACATCATATTGAAGTATCATTCAAAACTTGTCATGGAATTTACCTCAGAGATCCCGTAGCAAGACCTGGCCATTCCGATGTCATTTCACCGTTTGGTTCCAATATTCATGAGCGTGCCTACATGTTTTACGTTAAGAGAGGCAAATAACTGAAGAAACTTTTCattgtttttctttgccAGTCATTATATTCGTGTATATATCAAAACGTTGTTTCTTCCTTCCTCTTATATactgttttttttgtaaatatttaaGCAGCATGTTCGAAAACAGATGAATTCATCTTACCGTTACCAAATGAATGCTTCAATTGTTCTGGAATTGGGAATTCAACAtaatcatcttcttctccaaTTGGTAAATTGACGTTAATTGCTGTAGAACAGGAAGTATAAATTTCAGTGTCTAAAGattcttttgataaataGATGTTACCACCATCGGATTTATCAATGGTAATTTGTGGTAGGAATTTTTCGACTTGAATACCAAATTTGTTGGATTTAATGATATCTAAACCTGATATACTTGAATCAAGAACAACACTACAGGAATCTGTTTCGCTTAAGGAGATAGCATTTACTTTCCCTTTGATTTGAATCAAAACGTTTGAACATTTACCAATAAAGACGGATTCATCCttatttgtttcaataataataggCTCAGTTTGTGtttcataattttcaatgaaccATTTATTACCGTCTAATTCCTTTCTTGGTGGTTTTTTGGTCTTTAATGTAGTTGGCTTCTTAGGTTTTGGAGGAGGAGCAGAGGATTTGATAGGTTCATTAGTAGAAGCACGTAATGCTGGATTCTTATGAGTTTGTTGTGACTTATCGACTTTCTTTAAACCTTTTGTGATATCGGCAcctttattaatttcagaAAAGACTGCATCAATACCACTTTTTGCTTCTGGAACATCGGGTTTAACTTCAAAGACAGATGAAGGTGGTGGAGGAGGAGGTGGCGGTGGTCCACCAGCACCAGCACCAGCACCAGCAGCGGCTGGAGTTGCTGGGGCTTCGGTGCTAATGGTTGTTGACACTTCGGATAAATCTAAACCATTTGGATTCCAGGTTAAACCAGTGGTATGATATTCCTTAACGTATGctttcaattgatcaaagatgttcaagaatttttgagTCCATATTACAGAGTTTggatcattttctttgaattctttcaaGACTCTATTTGTCCAGAATTGTGCTGcatctttgaaatctgAGATTACAGAAAGGGGAGTGTCTACAGCAAACCAGGAAATTAATGGAGCACCTTCTGCAATAGAGTTGAAGTAACCAAAGAATTTGCTTTGACGATTTGCATCTTTCAAATCGTTAATTTTCATGATTGATTCATTG
Coding sequences:
- the SRV2 gene encoding adenylate cyclase-binding protein (similar to Saccharomyces cerevisiae SRV2 (YNL138W); ancestral locus Anc_2.128) — its product is MPESGKMVMQGYNLVKLLKRLEDATARLEDVTIYQEGYIQAKLNNYDKKHEKTPNISPTATAKPSVSGSIPSAQNDSGITEEPKSVVEFQKFISDNVDSLLQLSNEIDPTVGECLSLLKQAFECQLILIKTASKSKKPDYNSDLFAKILIPINESIMKINDLKDANRQSKFFGYFNSIAEGAPLISWFAVDTPLSVISDFKDAAQFWTNRVLKEFKENDPNSVIWTQKFLNIFDQLKAYVKEYHTTGLTWNPNGLDLSEVSTTISTEAPATPAAAGAGAGAGGPPPPPPPPPSSVFEVKPDVPEAKSGIDAVFSEINKGADITKGLKKVDKSQQTHKNPALRASTNEPIKSSAPPPKPKKPTTLKTKKPPRKELDGNKWFIENYETQTEPIIIETNKDESVFIGKCSNVLIQIKGKVNAISLSETDSCSVVLDSSISGLDIIKSNKFGIQVEKFLPQITIDKSDGGNIYLSKESLDTEIYTSCSTAINVNLPIGEEDDYVEFPIPEQLKHSFGNGKMNSSVFEHAA